One window from the genome of Phaseolus vulgaris cultivar G19833 unplaced genomic scaffold, P. vulgaris v2.0 scaffold_12, whole genome shotgun sequence encodes:
- the LOC137816874 gene encoding uncharacterized protein — protein sequence MFMEGRKNGKKPIWMFDDVWTSLLSQWNSPDFRSKCSQNQKNRTSDTGGSLHTGGSISTHEHAIRMAKQLGRPAYIDEVFMQTHIRKSSGEFVDERSRRTHEEFQSRLSQVRSEVASGSSPIDSAEEDRIRLESWLLAAGGKKKGRIYGVGDLAHNFKRGNTLTYNQPSSSSEDSPSILLLKEEVRNYKEHNDKLTEHVNHWYLTLELIRRKDQNLECVQHGDGRGYVSSEVDGRKIDVGEVGRVDVFREKLDEVGMGNGEGLKVGDVREENVGSRDFDSEVGVGEVPKVGEGDDGDVMEAIDEGEGAEHGSELRREVEEEDP from the exons ATGTTCATGGAAGGTAGAAAAAATGGGAAAAAGCCTATTTGGATGTTTGATGATGTCTGGACTTCTTTGCTATCTCAGTGGAATTCACCTGACTTTCGTTCCAAGTGTAGTCAAAACCAAAAAAACCGAACATCTGACACAGGTGGTTCTTTACACACAGGTGGCTCCATTAGTACACATGAGCATGCCATTCGCATG GCAAAACAGTTGGGTCGTCCTGCATATATTGATGAGGTATTTATGCAGACTCATATACGAAAAAGTAGTGGTGAATTTGTTGATGAAAGATCGAGACGTACACAC GAAGAATTTCAGAGTAGACTTTCCCAAGTTAGATCAGAGGTTGCATCTGGATCATCCCCCATAGATTCTGCAGAGGAAGACAGAATTAGACTTGAAAGTTGGCTTCTTGCAGCAGGTGGCAAGAAGAAAGGTCGAATCTACGGGGTTGGAGACTTGGCTCATAACTTTAAACGTGGTAATACTCTCACCTATAATCAACCTTCAAGTTCCTCTGAGGATTCACCAAGCATTTTGTTGCTAAAGGAAGAAGTTCGAAATTATAAGGAACACAATGATAAACTCACCGAGCATGTGAATCATTG GTATCTCACACTTGAGTTGATTAGAAGAAAGGATCAAAACTTGGAGTGTGTCCAACATGGTGATGGAAGAGGGTATGTTTCCTCAGAGGTTGATGGAAGAAAGATCGATGTAGGTGAGGTTGGGAGAGTGGATGTGTTTAGGGAGAAACTCGACGAGGTTGGCATGGGAAATGGTGAGGGATTGAAGGTTGGAGATGTGAGAGAGGAAAATGTAGGGAGCAGAGACTTTGATAGTGAGGTTGGAGTGGGTGAGGTTCCTAAGGTGGGAGAGGGAGATGACGGAGATGTTATGGAGGCTATTGACGAAGGTGAGGGAGCGGAGCATGGAAGCGAGTTGAGGAGGGAAGTTGAGGAGGAGGACCCCTAA